AGCCAACATCGTCAGGGGGCAGGTCTTCACGCACGGAGTGCCTCAGCAGAAGAACCACAGCACGATTTGAAGGGACTCGCTGAAGATGCTCCAAAACGGACGGAGGAATTTGCCAACAAATTTCGTTCATGACGCAACCCCCATGAGAATTGAAACAAGCGAGTCTATGGTGCGCGTCTCAAGCATGCGGAATCCCGTCTCCTCGAAAAGTTGATTATACTCATCAGTAGAGCGCTCGCGTCCTCCTGTAGCAAGGAGCAAGTGTAAATCACAGAGCGCGCCGGAGGATCCTCCTTTCGGGCGCAACATCTCAATCACAAAGAGACGCCCCCCAACCGGGAGTGCGGCTCGGGCATGCGAGAGAATAGTGACCGCAGCGTCATCTTCCCAGTCATGGAGCACGCGAGACAGGATCACAACGTCAGCGCTCAGACCCCAAGGGCCAAAAATGTCTACTGACCGAAATTCTAGACCAGGCATGGGGGGATGCGTTCTCAAAGCCTGCTCAACAACTTCCGATCGTTCAAGGACGGTGACAACGGTCTTAGGGTATTCGTCTATTATGAAACGCCCAAGAGTGCCGAGACCACCCGCAGCATCTATGATCCGTTCCTCCCCGTTCAGGCCAAGGGATGAAGGCACGGAAATGTAATCATGTCGGGCGTAACTTTGAAGCATGCGGTGATGCCCATCCCTGCGCGAGGTATCGCTCCCAACAATAGCAAACACATCAGAAGGCACCCAGCCAGAACCTGCTGTCAACGCCTCGCCCAGCCTTTCCCATTCCCGTGTAAACGGCCCGGCATACTCAATGGCGGCATCAGCCAACGTTAGAGAATGCTCTTTTCTGAGATACATGCCGCGTGGCGTGAGCTCCCAGTTTTCCTCTGATTTTCGAACAAGCCCCAACTCACTCAAAGCCCAGAGCAGGCGACGTGCACCATTTTTGCGAAGGCCGCATCGGTTGTTGACCTCGTCCTCTGATGAAGGGAGGGCCTCAATAACACCTAAACTGACTGCCGCTGCGATGGTTTGTGTACGCCAAAACCCGACCATGTCGCTGGAAAGTACCGCAAAGTCTGACCTTCTGGAGGGCCGCAGTTCGATGATCGTAGAACCAGACTTGTCAATCACTTCAAAGGCCCCGTCGAATCTCTCAATACGGGCTTGCCCATTGTAAAAAGGCTCGACAGCAGCAAAACGCCTTGAATACAGGGGGAACCCATTCATGTCGATGTGCATCCAGCCATCCACGTCCCGAGCACGCGCAAAACCCTTGTGATACACGTCGAGGTCGAGAAACCGCTGACCGTGGACCACCGCGCCACCTAACCCGACGTGTGTCGAGAGCCCATCACGACCTTGCACAACGGCAAATCCATCCCTGAAGTCGCCAACATAGTGCCATTGGGCAGCGTAAACCGAGCGGCCCTCAACATCGATATGCCAGTAGGAGCCTTTGTGATCACGAACGCTGCAGCGCCCCTCCTGAAAATTGCCACACCAAGAATACCGCTCAGGGTACACATCAACGCCTTCCGATGTGATGTGATGCCAACCTTCCAACCCCACAACTGCCGATCGGCCAGCATAATACCCAAATGTCCTGAGAAATCGCCGAGCATAGGCGGAAGAACCATCAGGACAAACATGCCAGGCTTCCGAGCCACGGCGTACAGGCGCAAGGCCTGGCGCATGAAATTTCAGCACCTCGTCGAACCGCTCATCGTACGCGGGTTCACCATTCGGCAGGATATGGTGTGTGCCTTCGCAGGAAACCTTCAGCACATGCCAGCTCATGCTTCTCCCTTTTTCGCAGGTTTGCGCATATTGCACCCGAGACAAAGCTGACGGTTGCGATAGGTCGAAATAAGACCGCTGTAAGAATCACCATTCCAAATATCCATGAATCTATTTTCGTTGAGGTTGCCGAACCCCCCAAGCGTCCTTCGCTGCGCATTCGGCGCACAACATGGGTCAAAACGTCCTTCCGCGCTGATCCAGGCTTCCTGCCCCAGGAAAGGGCACGCCCCTTCAGGGGCAAGGTCCTCGATAGCGGTAGGATCAAGCATGAAGAAATTTTCAAGCAAGATCTGGTTCCCGTTGGGTAGAGGCGATTCGACAGCAGCTTTTTGCACTTCGGAAACGGCTTGGTTCCAGCGCTCTATGGCTTCTAGGTCACGACGCATCGATTGCCCCTGGATTTCAGGAAAATGCGTCCACACATGGTGGCCTTTGACACGGTCCACACCAAGGCTGACTGCCAAGCGCACAATGTCCTCAAGCTCGGCAACATTCGATTCAAGGAAGGTCAGTTGAAAGGTCAGACGGCAACGGTGCCCATCAGACCTTGCATGGTCATCCCTCACCATGACGAGTTCACGAACGTTGTTGATACTTCTGTCCCAGGAACTGCCGAGCATGATCATTTCCTGGGTCGTCTTTGTTGCGCCGTTCCATGATATTTTTATGTCAGAGGCTACAGGGACAATTTTCTTCGCCCACTCCTCGGCGCCATAACGCGGGAAGGTCCCATTGGTGGTCAGATTGAGTTTAACCCCATGCTGACGACAAAGGTCGAGAATATCTTCGAAGTTTTCGTAGAGAAGTGGCTCCCCCATCG
This is a stretch of genomic DNA from Spartobacteria bacterium. It encodes these proteins:
- a CDS encoding methyltransferase; translation: MSWHVLKVSCEGTHHILPNGEPAYDERFDEVLKFHAPGLAPVRRGSEAWHVCPDGSSAYARRFLRTFGYYAGRSAVVGLEGWHHITSEGVDVYPERYSWCGNFQEGRCSVRDHKGSYWHIDVEGRSVYAAQWHYVGDFRDGFAVVQGRDGLSTHVGLGGAVVHGQRFLDLDVYHKGFARARDVDGWMHIDMNGFPLYSRRFAAVEPFYNGQARIERFDGAFEVIDKSGSTIIELRPSRRSDFAVLSSDMVGFWRTQTIAAAVSLGVIEALPSSEDEVNNRCGLRKNGARRLLWALSELGLVRKSEENWELTPRGMYLRKEHSLTLADAAIEYAGPFTREWERLGEALTAGSGWVPSDVFAIVGSDTSRRDGHHRMLQSYARHDYISVPSSLGLNGEERIIDAAGGLGTLGRFIIDEYPKTVVTVLERSEVVEQALRTHPPMPGLEFRSVDIFGPWGLSADVVILSRVLHDWEDDAAVTILSHARAALPVGGRLFVIEMLRPKGGSSGALCDLHLLLATGGRERSTDEYNQLFEETGFRMLETRTIDSLVSILMGVAS